The genomic region GAATCATTTTGCCAATTCTTGTACCGTTTTAGTAATGGAAGAAAATCGAGGCATAAACGAAGTATAATTTAGATCAAATAATTGTTTCTTAATTGTTATTGAATTTATAGATCGACAAGAAATAAGATGAACAAAGACGTTTTTACGGGAGAATTTATGGAAACCAAAACCGATACGATCAGCCACAAAACGAACGATATGACGCTAACGATCGAGAATATTTCTTCAGCAGGAACTCTTCCGGGACCGGCGGTTATCATTCAGATCCAAGGAGACATCAATATTTTTTCGGCCAAGAAATTGAAGGACGCCTTCAACGATTCGATCGAAAAAGAAATTAACATTCTTCTAATAGACCTTTCGGGCGTACGCGGAATGGATTCTTCCGGAATCGCGACCTTTATCGGAGCACAAACCCGTTTAAACAAGACGCCTAACGCGGGACTGGTATTATATTCGCTTACGCCGCAAATCGAAAAGATGTTGGAGCTGACGAGACTTAAGGCCTTGTTTAAGACCGCTTCCAACCTTTCGGATGCGATCCGTTTGTTCAGCGCTTAATGATTCAAAAGAATTTCAATTTTCCGTCGTAAAGACTAAGATACCATAATTGCTAAAAAATTATAAGACTAAACTGAAAGTTTTATAAGTCCGTTTTCTATTGCACGTTCGCTTTGATAAACTACTACGCCATAGGCTGGGTAGAAAAGTGACAAACAACGTGCAAGTATCTCCTCTCATATTAAGAAGAGCGATTAAGTTCTGTTCCGATAACTCGAAAGAAGGAATCGTTCTGTTTTCCAAAAGCTGGGATTTGTTGTATTCGAACAGCACTTTCGAGCAGTTGCTTCAATCTCCGAATTTTCAAAGCATATACGACGCGCTTTTATCTCATTTCAAATCCGCGAAAGAGATTTCCTACGAAAAGGAGACGGGGCTTTCCAGCCTTTTGTTGGAATCGGGAGTCATCGACGTCGCGTATTTCAACGATATGACGCTGATGTTGAACTTTATCGTTCACGATTTGGAGGAGGTCAACGCGGTTCGATTCCTTACGGTAAGACAGAATTTTTCGGTCGATACGAAAGAATCGTTTTATCAGGATCGTTTTACCGGTCTTCCGAATAAGAATTACTTTCTTTCGATTTACAGCAACAATCGGATCTACAACGGAAAATCCAAAAACGAATACTTCCTTTTCTTGATCTCTCTTTCCAATCCGGATTCGATCCTGAACAAAGAGGATAATTTTTATTACGAGTCGATCGCTCTTAAGATCGCGGATAGACTTAAAAAATACATTTCCAAAGGGGATCAGATCTTTCGGCTCGGTTCGGAACGGTTTTTGATCGCGACTTCGAATATCGATTCCGAGTTGGAAGCGGAATGGTTCGCGGAATGTATCATACTTTTGTTTTCCTTTCCGTTCACGTATCGGGAAAGGGAATTCCATTTAAACGCAAACGTAGGTTACGCGCAATTCGATCAGTTGATCAATTCAGATCTGAATTCGCTTAGAATTCTCGAGGAAGCGGTTCAGCAATCCGCGTTGATCGGCCCGAATTCCTTCTATCACTACGACAGAAACACGATCGAACAAAACGCGACCCGCGCGAAGATCGAAATCGATTTAAGAAAAGTGTTAAACCGAAATGAGTTGGAACTCGCTTATCAACCGATCCTTGATCTGAGACAGGATTCGATCCTTTCGATGGAGGTTCTTTTACGTTGGAATCATCCCGAAAAAGGCAAACTGATGCCCGCGAGTTTTATCTCGATCGCGGAAAGTTCGAGTTTTATCAAAACGATCGGAGAATGGTTGATCTGGGACACTCTCAAATCCTACAGCACTTCGATCCTAAAGGACAATCAGATCTGTATTTCGCTTAACATTTCGGCGAAACAACTCAACGACAAACAGATCTTCAACGTTCTTAAGGAGGCCACGGATTTTTACGGAATTTCTCCCGATTCGATCATCCTGGAAATCATAGAGGATTCTTTCGACACGAACCTGGTCAAGGTCAACAAGGTGATCGGTCTTCTGAAGGATTTCGGCTATCGTTTTGCGATCGACGACTTCGGCAAAGGTTATTCTTCCCTGGGAAGATTGCAGACCCTTCCGGTGGACTACATCAAACTCGACAAGGTGTTTCTGTTCAACTACTTCAAATCTTCTAGTAAGACCATCATCTCTTCGCTTATCAATTTGATCCAGGCCATGGACAAGGCGATCATCGTGGAAGGGGTGGAGAATCCGAGTCAACACGAACTATTAAAAGAACTGAACTGCAATTACGCACAGGGTTATTTTTATTCTTATCCTTTGGAATCTTCGAAGGTCGAGGAATACGTTAAAGCGAAATTCAACCAAAAAATCTCAAGGAGCTGAACGTGGAACTGATCGGAAAACTCAAAAAACAACACCAAATCGTGAACGAATACGCTCACCAAATCGAATCGGAAATCGACAAGGCGAACCCGAACATAGGCCATCTCGTCGAATTGCTTTCCATCTTTTCGGCCTCCCTACTCTTTCATCTGAACGTGGAAGACATGGAACTGTATCTGAAAATGGAAAGTTATACGCACAACTCTCCTACATTAGTTTCCCTTTTCGAACAATATCAAAAGACCATGTTCGGTTTAAAGGATACGCTTCTCGATTACGCGAGCAAGTATTCGGATCCTCTTACGATCGAAATGAATTTTTCGGTGTTTCGGGACGAGACCGAGGAGATTCTCGATCACCTCAGAAGCAGAATCGACAGGGAAGAATCCGAGTTCTACCCCCTGATCGAGGAGATTCTCAGAAAACTCGCGCTTGAAACAAAGACGGCAAAATGATAAGCGAAGTGTGGAATTATTATGAGAAGGAATCGGAATCGTTCTGTGAAAAATCGGGTCATCCCCGAGGCAAAGAAAACGGTTTCGACAACAATAAGTTCGGTTTTATAAATTCTTGAGACCGGATATAAATGCGCAGTCCGGCATTCCGAATTATTCCATACTAATATTACGGATTTATAATACCTCAAAACTCGTTTTAATAAATTACTTGAAAATTTAATCCGACAATGTTTGGAATAAGTCCGTAAAGTGATTCGCACGACTTTTTGTTCGGATAAGGATTTTTTCTTCGTAGATAAATCCGTAAGAATCGGCGAAGTTTTTTTGTTTTAAATAAAATGTTGGAGGAAGGCCCGCTCGTAGATCGAAAACACCGTTTCGAATTCTCATATAAAAAAGATTTCGATCGTTCGGGCCGTGGAAAGAAATGACAAATATATTCAAGTTCCTGAATCTACTATTCGTTTCGGCGCTTCTGTTTACCTGGAGCTGCCTGGGAGAAAGACATTCTTCCCATCTTTCGGCCATCTTTAATATTCCCGGGTTTATCACTCCCACGGGAGGGATCGATCCCACACCCGCGCCGATCGGAGGAAACGTCACCGGTCTCACGGGAACGGGATTGATTCTCGTCAATAACAACGGCGATCCGATCACGATCTCGGCGGACGGAACCTTCTTATTCTCCCAAAAAGTGAAGGGAGGAGGTTCTTACAATATCACCGTTCGTCAGAATCCGGTTTCTCCTCCTCAGATTTGTTCCGTAAGCAACGGATCGGGCATCGTATCTTCACAAGCAATTTCTAATATTCAAGTGGTCTGTTCCGTTGTGGGCTTTTTCGTTTCCGGAAGCGTTTCCGGTCTTGCGGGAAGCGGCCTTGTTTTAAAAAACAACGGAACCGATCCGATTTCGATCAGCGCCAACGGAAGTTTTACGTTTCCCGTAAAAGTGGTGAACACGGGGACGTATAACGTTACGGTTTCGCAAAACCCGAGTTCGGTGACTCAAACCTGTTCCGTTACCAACGCCTCCGGCTTGATTGCGGGCGCCGATATTACGAACGTCGCCGTGACCTGTTCCACGAATTCTTATACGGTGGGTGGTAGCGTTTCCGGTCTTGCGGGAAGCGGACTCATTCTAAAAAACAACGGAACGGACGACTTGGCGATCACGGTAGACGGGGTTTATTCTTTCCTGACTTCGGTGGCAAGCGGCGGCGGTTTTAACGTTACGGTTTCTCAAAATCCTACGTCTCCGACGCAGACCTGTTCCGTTTCCAACGGTTCGAGCGTGATCGCGGGCGCGGATATTACGAACGCAAACATTACTTGTTCCACGAATTCTTATACGATCAGCGGAACCGTTTCCGGTCTTTCCGGAAGCGGACTCGTGTTAAAAAACAACGGAAGCGACGCCACTGCGATTTCGTCTAACGGAAGTTTTACGTTCTCCACCTCGATCGCGAGCGGCGCGACGTATACGGTGACCGTGTCGCAGAATCCTTCTTCCCCGACTCAAACCTGTTCCGTTACGAACGATACCGGCCTTGTCGCGGGCGCAAACATCACGAACGTCGCCGTGACCTGTTCCACGAATTCTTATACGGTGAGCGGTAGCGTTTCCGGTCTTGCGGGGAGCGGACTCGTTCTAAAAAACAACGGAACGGACGATCTTTCAATTTCGTCTAACGGAAGTTTTACGTTCTCCACCTCGATCGCAAGCGGAAGCGGATACAACGTAACCGTTTCCCAGGATCCTTCCTCTCCGACACAAACCTGTTCGGTTACGAGCGGAAGCGGCACGGTTTCCTCTTCGAACATCAGCGGAATCGCGGTTACCTGTTCCACGAGTTCCTTCAGCGTGGGCGGAAGCATCTCCACTTTGATCGGAAGCAACCTCGTTCTGAAAAACAACGGGACGGATCCGATCACAATTTCGTCTAACGGAACGTTTACGTTCTCCACTTCGATTTCGAGCGGTTCGGCGTATGCGGTTACGATCCAACAAAACCCGACTTCTCCGGCTCAGCTCTGTACGTTGAGCAACGATACGGGAACGATCTCATCTTCGAACGTAACGAACGTGGGAATTTCCTGCGGCGCCGCGCTCTACTCGGTCGGCGGAACGATTTCGGGTCTTACCGGAAATCTCACCTTAAAGAACAACGGAAGCGACACGACTACGATTTCGTCTAACGGAAGTTTCACGATGACGACTCCGATCGCGGATTCTTCCTCGTATAACGTCACGATCACGGGCCAGCCTACGGGACAAACCTGTTATATCGCGCAACCTTCCGGCACGATCGCGACCGCGGATGTGAACTCGATTCTCATCAACTGCGTGAACGGTACTACGTTCGGAACCTTGGTGAGCGGTAACAGCGTCGTAGCTTCTCTTCCGGTCGCTCCGTATGTGGAAAATCCCGCGACGGGAAGCGCGGATTGGTTTAGCGGGGACCCGGGCGGCGATCCCGATACGATGTTGGACGGGTTTGGATTTGCTTCCGGCTCCACTCCGATCGGAAGACTTTCCAACATGTATCATATCACAACCGACGGAATCAATATCTACGCCGTCGATTATAACCTTGCCACTCCGACTTCCGGAAAAGTGCGCAAACTCAATATCGCAACCAGGACGCTTTCCACTTTGGCGATCACGATCGATACTCCGAAAGGAATTACGACGGACGGAATCTTTCTCTACATCACGAGCCAAAATCATCATATCGTGAAATACAATCTGATGAACAATACGTATTCCACGATTGCGGGTGTTGCGGGAACAAGCGGCAACGCGGACGGAGTCGGAACTGCGGCTCGCTTTAACGCACCGAAAGGAATCGCAACCGACGGAACCTATCTCTACGTGGCCGATACGGGAAATCATAAGATTCGTAAGATCAAAATCTCGGATAACACCGTGACTACGATCGCCGGAAGCGGAACTGCGGGAACTCTCGACGGGTTGGGAACGGCCGCGAAGTTCAATCAACCGAGCCATCTCGTGTATGATTCCAACAAACTCTACGTGACCGATACGAACTCGAACAATATCAAATTGGTCGATCTTACGACCAGTCCGGTAACGGTGACAACGATCGCGGGAGATCCAGCGGGAACCTCGGGCAACGTGGTCAATGCGACCGGGACCTCTGCGAAGTTGACAAAACCGGTGGCGGTTACCCTAGACGGAAACTTTCTCTACGTCGTGGACGGAACTACGCTCCTCAAAAAGATTTCGAGAACGGCTCCGTATGCAGTGACAAACTTTTTGGGATGTTCGCCACAACCTCCGACGGGCGGAGCCACACAACCGGGAGGTCCCGACGGAGGAACGATCGGAACCTGCCAGGCAAATGAAGGAAGTTTCTTCGCTCCGAAAGGAATCGTCACGAACGGTAAAAGCATTTTCGTAGTGGAAATGCATCCTTACATGCGACTCATTCGAAAAATAGATTAACTATTCCTATCATTCCCCTTTCCGCTCATTTTGGGAACTTCCGAAAGGAAGTTCCTTTTTTGCTTGTACTTTTGTGCGGGAACTCTATCCTCAACGCATGCAGAGTTCCGACTCCGGTAAAAAAGCCTTCTTGGTCGGAATTACCGGAATGATCGGAGGAGGCAAAAGCACCGCGGCCAAAATTTTGGAAGAATTGGGCGGCTACGGAATCAGCGCCGATCGTTTAGCGAAACGTTATACGGAAGCGGACTCGCCGATTCTTACCGAACTCGTGGAACTTTTGGGAAAGGACATTTTGGATTCCGACGGAAAACCGGATCGGAAAAAAATTTCCAACATCGTATTCAACGACGTTCAAAGACTCGAGGGACTCAATCGATTGATTCATCCACGGGTTCGAAAGGATTTTCAAAAAATTTTGGAAACCGACGCGAAAGGAAGAATGGTGATTTGGGAAGTTCCGCTTTTGTTCGAGACGGACGCTTACACGCTCTGCGATGCGACGGTGGCCGTAGATTCCGATCCGGAAGAATCGATTGAAAGAACGATTTCGAGGGACGGAACTACGAAGGAAGAGGTTTTGGCGAGAATCAAAAACCAACTTCCTATCACGGAAAAGCTGAAAAAGGCCGATTATATTATCAAGAACAGAGGGAACTTGGAATCGCTCAGGGAAGAATGTAAAACTCTCTACTCCACTCTGTCGGGAAGAATGTTATGAAAGAAAAAATTTTTTACGTGATCAACTTAGACAATAAGAGAATTCTAATTCTCTCCATCTTCTTAATCGGGCTCCTCTTTTCCTTTTTCTTTTTGGGAGTTTCGGTCGGCAAAAAAAGAGCCGGAGGTTCCGCGGAAGAATCTCTCACGTTAAACGAAATCAAAAATCAGGAAGTCCAAAGTTCGATTCCTTTTTCCGAACCGGGTCAGATTCCCGCCGAAGGAAACAACACCGTAGCGTCCGCGGAGATTCCTGCGGCGAGCGTCAATTCTCCCTCGAACACAAAAGACTCGGTGACTTTTAAAAATATTCCACCCGCAACCGAAGTCGTCGAATTTAAAAAATCGGGAACAAGTCCCGCGAGCGTCGAAAAGGAAAACAAATCCGCGCCGGAAACTCTTTCGGTAAAAGAACCGGAAGGTTCCAGGGATTCGCAAAAAAACAAACGGAACGACGAGAAAAAATCCAAACGTGTTTCTTCCAAGTCCGCATCCGACGAAGAATCCTCCGGCTTTACCCTCCAAGTTGCCGCATTTAAGGAAAAAGAAAAAGCGGACGAACTAAAAAAATCAATCTCGGGTAAGGAGAAAAACGCGAAAGCAACCGTCAAAAAATCAAGAAACGGGTATTATACGGTACGATTCGGATCCGCTTCGTCTAAAAAAGAAGCAGAAAGTCTTGCAAAGTTATTACCTGCAAAATTGAGATCCGGAGTTATCGTAGTCAAGGATTGATTTTTATATTGACTCGACTACGCGGCCTGCGGAATCGTTTCTGAATCAGAATGAATCAAGAGCTGTTAGAACTAACGCGTAAAGCAGTTGTTCGCGCGACAATCGAGAGGCTTCGCACAACGTATTCGGATCTCCTTATCATTAAGGGATACGATGGAATACCGGATTTTTTCGAGTTCAATTTATATTCTCCCTCGAACAAGGAAGAAAGAGACAACGCTTTAGAAAGTCTTTATGAAAAGTTGAAAACGGTCGCGGGTAAATCGATGACCGACAACATTCATCAGATCATTCTCCTCAATCGCCTAACGGACTCTTTGGATTACGACACGGCTAAGATCGTGATCGAAAACAATCTGATGGAAGACGGCGTAATTTCCAGAGACAATCTGTATGCGGCGATGGGTGAAACCGATCGTTTCGAAGAAAGAAGAACGCAGATCGTGATGGTCGGAAATACGTTGAGATTCTTTTTTTCCCTTTCCAAACTTCCTATGATCAAACTCGTGATGGCTCCGATCAAGGTCGCGGCTTCGATGGTGGGCGCGACTTCTTTGGTGGAAACCATGGAAGCGGGTTACGAGTTATCGAGCAAGATCAAGGATCTCAATCCGTTTATCGAAGCGTTCGTAGATCGTGAAACGCGTCTGATCGGTAAACTGGAAACCGGCAATCCGGTCGGCGAATTGGCGAACTGATCAAAGAAGTTTTCTTTTTTTCAGTTCCGCTTCGAACGCCGCCGTATATCTCGCCTTTCCCAAAAGATTCAAGTGAGAAGCGTCGAAGAAAGTTTCCGGATCGGTTTCGAATTCCTCCGGATTCAATCGTATATAGACCGCTCCGGAATCTTCCGCGATCTTTTTCAATTCTTCCCTCACGACTTCGTATGCGGAGTCGTCCTCCTTGGAAAAACGATAATTCGGAGTTTCGAGCAGAATCGTCCTTACTCCGTGTCGTCCGGTAAACTTTAGAATATCATAAAGTTCTTGTATAAGCTCGGGTTCGAGTTTCGGAGCCAATCCCTCGTATTGTTTTTTCCACTGGGAGACCCGCATTTCGTTTCCGTTTTGTTTCGATTCTTCCGCGTTTAACTTCCATACGAACGCCGCGGACAAGTATTTATCGTAGAGTTTGGAAAAGATAAAATGAGAATAGGAATTCAACGAATACGAATGCGAAAGTCGAAACGTCCAGTATTCGAGCGAGGATTCTTGAGGAACCTTTTTGTCCAAAAAGTTTTGAAACAATCCCTTGTGATAATATCCTTTGACGGATTTGTACGCGGAATCCGGATAACGTTCCTTGTTGAACGCAAACTTATCGGTTTCCAAAACGAGCAAAGAAGGAAGTTGATCCTTGTTTTTCTTTAAGTATTCGCTTACGATTTCCTTTCTCAAAACAAGATTGGCGCCGGGAACGTTCAACAATACGACTTGTTTTCCCGATTCTTTTGCAAGAACCTCCGAATCCAGATCCCAGAGAATATGACTCGAGCCGACGATCAACGTATGAGCGGGTTTAAAATTCTTCACCATGGAAAACATCTTATCGTATTGGCCGAAAAGAAGCGCGTACCAAACTCGATCGAATAAAACCACGGACAAAAGAAGGACCAGCGTCAAGGACGCATAACGGAGAATTTTAGAACTGGAAGTAGATGAAACTGGATCCATAAAAAACTCCTCCCGTAAAAATCAGAGTGATGAAAATTCCGGCGACGGCCCAATCTCCGTATTTTTTCCATCCTTCCTTGGTTTTTTCCCAGAACGGAAACAATCCTTCCAAAATCAAAAAGAGAACGATCGCAAATACTCCGGCCTTTTTTTGAAATTCCACGATCAGATCCAAACCTTGTCCGCTTGCAAAGTCGAAGATTCTACGGAGAATCAGATGTGCGGTTCCGATCGATTCTGCCCGAAAATAAACCCAACTGAGCAACACACAATGAAAGGTTACGATAACTCCGATCCAACGAAACCAAAAGACCTTCGGCGTTTTTTCGGTCACAAAACGTTTCCAAAGAACCTCGGAGGTCAGATAAACTCCGTTTAACAGACCCCATACGACAAACGTCCAATTGGCCCCGTGCCAGATTCCCGATAGGGCGAAAACGATTAATAAATTTCGAATATGCCGAAAAGTTGATACTCGGTTTCCGCCGAGCGGAATATAAACGTAATCCCGAAACCAGGAGGAAAGGGAGATATGCCAGCGTCCCCAAAACTCGGAAACGCTCGAAGAAAAATAAGGACGATCGAAATTCCGCATCAGATCGATCCCCAGTATTTTAGAGGTTCCGATGGCGATGTTGGAATATCCGGCGAAGTCGCAATAAATTTGAAACGCGAAAAAATACGTCGCTACGAGCAGATCGACTCCCGATTTTTCCGCGGGTTCGTTGTACATCGCGTCCACAAAGACGGACAGCCGATCCGCGACGAACAACTTCATTAGAAATCCGTAAACTATATATTTCAACCCGTTCTCCACGTTTTGAAAAACGAGTTTGTGTTCCTTATGGAACTGGGTCATCAGATGATGCGCCCTTTCGATGGGCCCGGCCACCAACTGCGGAAAGAACATGACGTAGACCCAATAATATCCGAGATGTCTTTCCGCCTTGATTCTCCCCTGATACACTTCCACGATATATCCCATCGATTGAAACGTATGAAAGGATAATCCGATCGGAAGTATAATCTGCAAAGGAGGTACGGGCATATCGGTCGCGAAAAGAAACCGATACAAGGTTCCAGTATTGTCCAATACGAAATTGAAATATTTAAAAAAGATTAAGATTCCTATGTTGGACGAAAGGCTGAAGATGAGATAAGTTTTTCGTTTCGATCCCGTCGCGCCTTCGATCCATAGCGCTAGATAATAATCCAATACGATCGTAAACGCGAGAATCAGTATATAGGCCGGTATAAAGGCCATGTAGAAGTAACAACTCGCAAGGAGCAATAGAATCCATCGAAAACGAAACGGAATCAGAAAATAAAGAACCGCTACGATCGGATAAAAAATAAGAAAGTGAATCGAGTTGAATAACATAGGTCGGTTCTTTTGCGAACTTTTCTTCGGTTGGAACCGCGTTTTGTTCCCGGCCGAGATTTCGATAAAGTAAAATCAGATTTTGAGATTTGCGGTAATTGTAAAGTCAAAAGCGGCGCCGGGAACGGGGCGGTTTTGTCAAGTTTCAAAGGAACATCTTGTCGGAACATTTGGAGAATCTCGGATCTCGGACGGAAAGATTTTTTCCATAGGAGGGTAGGAGATCCTACATTGCTTGTGGTTCAAAATAATATTCGAGGATTCGCGAGACAAAGGCCCGCGTTGATTTCTTTCAGTGTTCCGACAGGATTTACAAAAAAGGATTGCGAGTAGAGGGACTCGCCGTTTCGCAATTCGCCATCCTGACGAATTCAGCTCCACGGCGTCTCACTTTGGCCTCGGAACATCGTGTTCCTCGGACGCGTCGTTCGCTTTTTACGAAAGCTACGGCGCTTTTCCAAAGTTCGCTTCGAGTCCCAAATTCATT from Leptospira kmetyi serovar Malaysia str. Bejo-Iso9 harbors:
- a CDS encoding STAS domain-containing protein, which codes for METKTDTISHKTNDMTLTIENISSAGTLPGPAVIIQIQGDINIFSAKKLKDAFNDSIEKEINILLIDLSGVRGMDSSGIATFIGAQTRLNKTPNAGLVLYSLTPQIEKMLELTRLKALFKTASNLSDAIRLFSA
- a CDS encoding GGDEF domain-containing phosphodiesterase, with the translated sequence MQVSPLILRRAIKFCSDNSKEGIVLFSKSWDLLYSNSTFEQLLQSPNFQSIYDALLSHFKSAKEISYEKETGLSSLLLESGVIDVAYFNDMTLMLNFIVHDLEEVNAVRFLTVRQNFSVDTKESFYQDRFTGLPNKNYFLSIYSNNRIYNGKSKNEYFLFLISLSNPDSILNKEDNFYYESIALKIADRLKKYISKGDQIFRLGSERFLIATSNIDSELEAEWFAECIILLFSFPFTYREREFHLNANVGYAQFDQLINSDLNSLRILEEAVQQSALIGPNSFYHYDRNTIEQNATRAKIEIDLRKVLNRNELELAYQPILDLRQDSILSMEVLLRWNHPEKGKLMPASFISIAESSSFIKTIGEWLIWDTLKSYSTSILKDNQICISLNISAKQLNDKQIFNVLKEATDFYGISPDSIILEIIEDSFDTNLVKVNKVIGLLKDFGYRFAIDDFGKGYSSLGRLQTLPVDYIKLDKVFLFNYFKSSSKTIISSLINLIQAMDKAIIVEGVENPSQHELLKELNCNYAQGYFYSYPLESSKVEEYVKAKFNQKISRS
- a CDS encoding hemerythrin domain-containing protein, with protein sequence MELIGKLKKQHQIVNEYAHQIESEIDKANPNIGHLVELLSIFSASLLFHLNVEDMELYLKMESYTHNSPTLVSLFEQYQKTMFGLKDTLLDYASKYSDPLTIEMNFSVFRDETEEILDHLRSRIDREESEFYPLIEEILRKLALETKTAK
- a CDS encoding PF14289 domain protein; the encoded protein is MTNIFKFLNLLFVSALLFTWSCLGERHSSHLSAIFNIPGFITPTGGIDPTPAPIGGNVTGLTGTGLILVNNNGDPITISADGTFLFSQKVKGGGSYNITVRQNPVSPPQICSVSNGSGIVSSQAISNIQVVCSVVGFFVSGSVSGLAGSGLVLKNNGTDPISISANGSFTFPVKVVNTGTYNVTVSQNPSSVTQTCSVTNASGLIAGADITNVAVTCSTNSYTVGGSVSGLAGSGLILKNNGTDDLAITVDGVYSFLTSVASGGGFNVTVSQNPTSPTQTCSVSNGSSVIAGADITNANITCSTNSYTISGTVSGLSGSGLVLKNNGSDATAISSNGSFTFSTSIASGATYTVTVSQNPSSPTQTCSVTNDTGLVAGANITNVAVTCSTNSYTVSGSVSGLAGSGLVLKNNGTDDLSISSNGSFTFSTSIASGSGYNVTVSQDPSSPTQTCSVTSGSGTVSSSNISGIAVTCSTSSFSVGGSISTLIGSNLVLKNNGTDPITISSNGTFTFSTSISSGSAYAVTIQQNPTSPAQLCTLSNDTGTISSSNVTNVGISCGAALYSVGGTISGLTGNLTLKNNGSDTTTISSNGSFTMTTPIADSSSYNVTITGQPTGQTCYIAQPSGTIATADVNSILINCVNGTTFGTLVSGNSVVASLPVAPYVENPATGSADWFSGDPGGDPDTMLDGFGFASGSTPIGRLSNMYHITTDGINIYAVDYNLATPTSGKVRKLNIATRTLSTLAITIDTPKGITTDGIFLYITSQNHHIVKYNLMNNTYSTIAGVAGTSGNADGVGTAARFNAPKGIATDGTYLYVADTGNHKIRKIKISDNTVTTIAGSGTAGTLDGLGTAAKFNQPSHLVYDSNKLYVTDTNSNNIKLVDLTTSPVTVTTIAGDPAGTSGNVVNATGTSAKLTKPVAVTLDGNFLYVVDGTTLLKKISRTAPYAVTNFLGCSPQPPTGGATQPGGPDGGTIGTCQANEGSFFAPKGIVTNGKSIFVVEMHPYMRLIRKID
- the coaE gene encoding dephospho-CoA kinase (Dephospho-CoA kinase (CoaE) performs the final step in coenzyme A biosynthesis.), whose product is MQSSDSGKKAFLVGITGMIGGGKSTAAKILEELGGYGISADRLAKRYTEADSPILTELVELLGKDILDSDGKPDRKKISNIVFNDVQRLEGLNRLIHPRVRKDFQKILETDAKGRMVIWEVPLLFETDAYTLCDATVAVDSDPEESIERTISRDGTTKEEVLARIKNQLPITEKLKKADYIIKNRGNLESLREECKTLYSTLSGRML
- a CDS encoding SPOR domain-containing protein, whose product is MKEKIFYVINLDNKRILILSIFLIGLLFSFFFLGVSVGKKRAGGSAEESLTLNEIKNQEVQSSIPFSEPGQIPAEGNNTVASAEIPAASVNSPSNTKDSVTFKNIPPATEVVEFKKSGTSPASVEKENKSAPETLSVKEPEGSRDSQKNKRNDEKKSKRVSSKSASDEESSGFTLQVAAFKEKEKADELKKSISGKEKNAKATVKKSRNGYYTVRFGSASSKKEAESLAKLLPAKLRSGVIVVKD
- a CDS encoding FFLEELY motif protein: MNQELLELTRKAVVRATIERLRTTYSDLLIIKGYDGIPDFFEFNLYSPSNKEERDNALESLYEKLKTVAGKSMTDNIHQIILLNRLTDSLDYDTAKIVIENNLMEDGVISRDNLYAAMGETDRFEERRTQIVMVGNTLRFFFSLSKLPMIKLVMAPIKVAASMVGATSLVETMEAGYELSSKIKDLNPFIEAFVDRETRLIGKLETGNPVGELAN
- a CDS encoding MBOAT family O-acyltransferase, with translation MLFNSIHFLIFYPIVAVLYFLIPFRFRWILLLLASCYFYMAFIPAYILILAFTIVLDYYLALWIEGATGSKRKTYLIFSLSSNIGILIFFKYFNFVLDNTGTLYRFLFATDMPVPPLQIILPIGLSFHTFQSMGYIVEVYQGRIKAERHLGYYWVYVMFFPQLVAGPIERAHHLMTQFHKEHKLVFQNVENGLKYIVYGFLMKLFVADRLSVFVDAMYNEPAEKSGVDLLVATYFFAFQIYCDFAGYSNIAIGTSKILGIDLMRNFDRPYFSSSVSEFWGRWHISLSSWFRDYVYIPLGGNRVSTFRHIRNLLIVFALSGIWHGANWTFVVWGLLNGVYLTSEVLWKRFVTEKTPKVFWFRWIGVIVTFHCVLLSWVYFRAESIGTAHLILRRIFDFASGQGLDLIVEFQKKAGVFAIVLFLILEGLFPFWEKTKEGWKKYGDWAVAGIFITLIFTGGVFYGSSFIYFQF